Part of the Oscillospiraceae bacterium genome, AACCACCATCACAACCGGTATATTTTCTTGCGTCCGAATCAAGCCACGGCTCTACAATCGGAGCATATTCGCTTGTGTAATCGATCCATTTATATTTCATTTGTGTATCCAATTTTTATCAAATTAATCTTACAATTCAAAATGACGCTCTAATGCTTCAAGAACCTCTGCTTTTGTATTAATTTGAGAATTTTCGCGTACTATTATAAAAAAACCGCTGTTTTTGTACTTTTTGTATTCATCTGCACTGTTACACTTGGCTATACACGCACGAAAATTCTCCAATGTCTTCTCTGGGTCTACCGCATTTTTAATTTGCATCAATAAAAACTGCTTTTCCGGATCGCTGCGATCAAAAAAATGATCTACCGACATGGATTGCGGCGACAACATAACCGCAACATGATTATAGTCTGATATTTCATGCAATACTTCCAAAGAAATGTTTGTGTCAACAATAATTTTACTATCTGAAGCGGACAGCTTTATCAACTCCGCGACCTCAATTTCCGCAGCTTCTTCAGAAGCCTTTAAAATCCAGCTGTAATACTCATCCGGCGTGCGATTAATAAACTCTTGCCATCCTGACATAGTTTCAAAATAACAAAGCGCAGGTTGCTTATCCGGTGCTTTGACAGCAGCCGCGACGATCTCGTGATAATTCTCACCACAAAATATCATACCATACTTTTCGGCAAGCAGTTTTACCATGGTTGACTTTCCTGAATACGCCGTACCTGTTATGAAATACACATTACGCATATAATGCTTTATGATGTTGTTTTCAATTTTCAAGAATTCTTCCTCACTATTTATAAAAATTATACCATCCTGTTATATGTGTTTATCACATAGGTTTTAAATATTAATATACTGTTTTATTTTTTGATTCGTGAAGAAAACATACCATATTCTTTAGGAATAAAAATCACTCCGTTTTCTCTGCGCTCTTCAAGAACATCAATCATTTCCTTTTCGGGAATGCTCCGCAGCTTTTCCGCCCAAGGCAGTGTGTGTATATATGCAATCAAATCGTTTATATCGGTCACCGCAAGAGCGTCGTCATAAATTTTCTTCTCCACTGTATTAAAGAGCTTTTTTAGATATTCCGCTCCGTTCTGTAAAGTAAATTTACAAAGGTTTTCTTTAGGCAAGCCGAGCGCATTCCTAATATAACTACCTATACCGTTTTCACCTAAGGTAGCACAATAAAATCTGCCGCCTTTTTTCAATACTCTGTGTGTTTCCACAAGTGCCTTATCTATATCCGGAACATGGTATAGCATCATATTAGCGATCACGATATCGACGCTTTCATCCGGAAGAAGGATATTCTGCGCATCAATTATCGCGTATGATATCTCGTTTTCATGTTGAACGCATTTCTTAGCGGTTTCAAGCATATTATCGGAGAAATCAGACATGATAAGCCGTACGCCTTCGGGTAAATCCAAATAATGCTCCGCCCAAAGCCTGCCGTTGCCGCATCCGAGTTCAAGAATGCGGTCACCGGGCTTTATATCATAATTGGAGAACAGCCAATTGAACCAGCCGAATTTATTGATACTGTATTTTTCATGAAGAAAAATCCGATTCTCAAGGTTTCCGGCAGTGGAATACTGCTGTTTTACAACACTGCTTTTATCCATTTTGTTCATCGCATTTTCCCTTTTCTTTTATAATTTGCATAACCTGCCGGGATGTTAAAAGCTTCTCGGAACCCCGCCCTATAACAAATGTGCTCGGATGGTCCCGCCCATTGCCAGCAAACAGGAAAGCCATTAGACTTACAATATTCGACAACAAAACTTAAAAGCTCGCTTGCATATCCTTTTTCACGGTGTGCTTTTGATGTTACAATGTAATCAAACCGTGTATTGCCTTTTTTGGATACATGGATATTTGTATATACCACAGCTTCGTCGTTTAAATAACCGACAAAAATATAACTGCCTTTATGTTCTATCATTCCTTTTATCGGCTCTATTTCCCACGGTTCGCTGCTTGGTATTAAAATATCACATGCGATCCTCTCATCCCACTCAGTCAATACTTTTACATCAAGACGCTTTTCCGTTTTTATTTGGTTTTCGGCTGATAACAGCATAACTCGGTGCGCAGCTTCATGCGTTACGGTATAATCATGTGCCTCAAATACAAGTTGGTTATCAGAAAAATAATTTTCTACATGAGGATGATAAATCGACGGAGTTATTCCTTTATTTATATAAAACTCAGTTATTTCATCAAGCACTGCGCCGAGGTTTGTTATATTCTCAGGATATATAAAAGCATGGTTTCCGTCGTAAGAATCCTTGTTGTGTTCCATATAAAACAACAACCCATATTTTCTTTCTTCATAATCAGCCAACAATTTTGGAAACTCAGCTTCTTCTTTAAATATTGATTCTTTTAATGTCATGCTTTTCTCCAAATCTTAAGTTGAATTACTATC contains:
- a CDS encoding methyltransferase domain-containing protein, which gives rise to MNKMDKSSVVKQQYSTAGNLENRIFLHEKYSINKFGWFNWLFSNYDIKPGDRILELGCGNGRLWAEHYLDLPEGVRLIMSDFSDNMLETAKKCVQHENEISYAIIDAQNILLPDESVDIVIANMMLYHVPDIDKALVETHRVLKKGGRFYCATLGENGIGSYIRNALGLPKENLCKFTLQNGAEYLKKLFNTVEKKIYDDALAVTDINDLIAYIHTLPWAEKLRSIPEKEMIDVLEERRENGVIFIPKEYGMFSSRIKK
- a CDS encoding GNAT family N-acetyltransferase translates to MTLKESIFKEEAEFPKLLADYEERKYGLLFYMEHNKDSYDGNHAFIYPENITNLGAVLDEITEFYINKGITPSIYHPHVENYFSDNQLVFEAHDYTVTHEAAHRVMLLSAENQIKTEKRLDVKVLTEWDERIACDILIPSSEPWEIEPIKGMIEHKGSYIFVGYLNDEAVVYTNIHVSKKGNTRFDYIVTSKAHREKGYASELLSFVVEYCKSNGFPVCWQWAGPSEHICYRAGFREAFNIPAGYANYKRKGKMR